One genomic window of Agrobacterium tumefaciens includes the following:
- a CDS encoding transcriptional regulator, whose product MASNLSDRWQSQALSVFAVREILEKPIEGESAQSRIKQIGMMNILYMMHQAHEKLTLSNIIAITGMTRGGVIETMDLLVERGILLETLGKNSMGRGTARQFQFAPGVFESLRMVVGDGKR is encoded by the coding sequence ATGGCAAGCAATTTGAGCGACCGATGGCAAAGCCAGGCTTTATCTGTCTTCGCAGTGCGTGAAATTCTGGAAAAGCCGATCGAAGGTGAATCGGCGCAGTCCCGTATCAAACAGATCGGGATGATGAACATCCTGTACATGATGCACCAAGCGCACGAGAAGCTAACGCTATCAAATATAATCGCAATCACCGGTATGACGCGGGGCGGCGTTATTGAAACGATGGACCTTCTGGTTGAGCGGGGCATCCTGCTTGAGACGCTGGGTAAGAACTCGATGGGCCGCGGGACGGCGCGACAGTTCCAGTTCGCACCAGGGGTGTTCGAGAGCCTGCGGATGGTTGTCGGAGATGGAAAGCGCTGA